Sequence from the Undibacterium piscinae genome:
GGAAGCGGGGCAGATTATTGAAAGCGGCACCCATGAACAATTATTGACGCGCAATGGCGGTTACGCCGCGTTATGGCGGCTGCAAACCGGCGAGCGGACATAAGCGGAGATCAGTAAGAAGGATGGAATTTTAAACTGATTTTGAACTAATTTTGAACTACAGCGGATTAGGGTAAGGCGCACGCCCTACCCTAATCGTAGACTAAAAGAGGCTGCAATAGGCTAGACGCACATTACACTGCCTTGGATAAGGCCAGCGCGCTGAGGAAGGCGTTCTCAACCCGACCGCCACCCTCAAGTCCTGCAGAAAACCAGTCGCCGCATAAACCTATGCGCTGCTTAGCGTCCCATAGACAGGCTTGCGGCAAAGGTTGGCAGGCTTCCGAAAAACGCCACCTATGCACGACCGCATGAATGGCTTGAATAGGTGTACCGGTAGCCTCATGGAAGGCTTTGGATAATTTCTCCTTGATGCGATCCGGATCTTCCTCCAGATGCTTTTTACTCCAAACCGGTGTTGCATGACATACCCAGCGCTCGCCTGCGCGATGATCAGGTTTTGAGGTGTCCCTGGAGATCCATCCGAGACGGGAATTACTCACCCAGGCACCATCGTAGCCGAGGTTGAGCTCACTCTGGAATCCCAGCATCAGAGTCCAGCAAGGTTCCATATGAACTTCGCTCACTTTTTTAGCCATTTCGCTATGACCATTCAACAGCGGGACTGCTTGTTCCGGTGGTGTTGCGATGATTACTGCATCAAATGGTCCGGCCGATGCCGCGACCGCGACAGTATCGGATTTGACCGACAGCAGCCATTGATTTTCGTAGGCTTCCAATCCAACTACCTGCTGCCCGGTACGTACATCCAAGCTATGTGCAAGTTGTTTTCCCAATGCGCTCATGCCGGGAATGGGAACATATCGTTTTCGGGTGCGATCTGCCGGTGAACTGACCGCGCTATCGAGCTTGACTATGTTACCGTCCCACGGCACGATCCAGCCGACCTTACTCCAATCAGAAATCTCTTTCTGAAAACGCTCAGAGGTGGCGGTAAAGTATTGCGCGCCATGATCAAAACCACCCACCTCGGTTTGTCGCGTACTCATACGTCCGCTGACTCCGCTGCTTTTTTCATAGACTGTGACGTGATGTCCTTGCGCCTGTAATTGACGCGCGGCTGTCAATCCCGCTATTCCAGCTCCGACTATCGCTATTTGCATGGTAGGTATCCCCCGAAATTTTAAAGGTAAAAAACAAAACGCCCGCAAGCTAAGCAGCATTGCGGGCGTTTTGCCTATCTGTTACACAACAACATCATTCTTCGCTTTCTTCAACCGGCCAATCGCGAATATAGGCCTTCAACATCTTGTTCTCGAAACTTTGCGCTTCAAGAACAGCTCGTGCCACATCGTAGAAAGAAATAACACCGAGCAGCACTTTGGCATCCATGACAGGCAGATAGCGAGAGTGTTTCTCGAGCATCATGCGCCTTACTTCATTGACCTCAGTTTCAGGCGTCACGGTCAACGGATGGTCGTCCATAAATTTACGTACCGTACCAGGTCCGAGAGAGCCGGTTTGCTTATCCAGGGCGCGTATCACTTCACGGAAAGTCAAGACGCCAACCAGCGTACCAAACTCCATGACGACCAGTGAACCTATATCTTTTTCCTCCATGATGCTGGCAGCTTCAGTAATTGAAGTGTCAGGAGTAATCGTAAACAGGATGTTACCTTTTACCTGGAGAATTTCTGAGACCTTCATATTAGCTCCTTAAAATCGCAGTCTATGCGCTTATCGCATTTGCATCTTATGCATATAGTCAATGTATCGCATGCCATGTAAAAAATCCAGCATTAGCGGGCATTGACTTAAGTTGATTAACTGTAAAAAGTATTTTCTACTAAAAATGCTGCCAAAAAGCATTTTTTAATCACTGGCTTCGATGGTAGCATCACTGCCTTGCACTTAGGAGAAAAACACTATCATGAGCGGTCCAAAATACCACGGTTTCGATACGCTGTCACTGCATGCCGGTGCCACACCTGATCCGGCAACAGGCGCACGCGCTACGCCTATCCATTTTACTTCTTCGTTTGTTTTCAAAGATTCCGACCATGCCGCTTCACTGTTTAATATGGAGCGCGCCGGTCACGTGTATTCGCGGATTTCCAACCCTACCAATGCCGTGCTGGAAGAGCGTATTGCCGCCCTCGAAGCTGGTGTTGCAGGACTAGCGGTTGCCAGCGGTCAGGCGGCATTGCATCTGGGTCTGGCGACGATTGCCGGCGCCGGTTCGCATGTGGTTGCATCACGCGCCTTGTACGGTGGTTCGCAAAATCTGCTGGCATACACGATGAAGCGTTTCGGGATAGAGACGACATTCGTCGATCCGCGCGATCTTGATGCCTGGCGCAATGCGATACGCCCGAACACCAAAGTGCTATTCGGCGAAACTCTCGGCAATCCCGGGCTGGACGTATTGAATATCCCGGCAGTGGCGGAAATCGCCCATGAAAACTATCTGCCACTGATGCTAGACTCAACCTTCACCACGCCATATTTACTGCGTCCGTTTGAGCATGGCGCCGACCTGATCTGTCACTCGGCAACCAAATTCCTGTGCGGGCATGGCACCGCGATCGGTGGCTTATTGGTCGACGGCGGCACTTTTGACTGGCAGCAGGCGTACGAAAAAACCGGTCGTTTTGCCGAACTATGTGAGCCCTATGATGGCTTCCATGGCATGGTATTTACCGAAGAATCCACGGTCGCCGCTTTTTCGCTACGCGCACGGCGCGAAGGCTTACGCGATTTCGGCGCCGCCATGAGTCCGCATAATGCGTTTGCGATCCTGCAAGGCATAGAGACTCTGGGCTTGCGAATGGACAGGCATGTCGCCAATACCCGCAAGGTCGTGGAATTTTTGATCGCCCACCCGGCGGTAGCCTCAGTGGCTTTCCCCGAACTGGAGAACCATCCTGATTACGAATTGGCCAAAACTTTGCTGCCAAAAGGCTGTGGCGCCGTGTTCTCTTTCAATCTCAAAGGTGACCGTGCCGCAGGCCGGCGTTTTGTCGAGGCCCTGAAAATATTTTCACATCTGGCCAATGTCGGCGATGCCAAATCACTGGTAATCCACCCTGCCTCGACCACCCACTTCAGGGTACCGAGCGAGCAACTCGCCGCGTCCGGCATTAGCGAAGGTACCATGCGTCTGTCGATAGGCCTCGAAGATGCGGATGACTTGATCGAAGACTTGGCGCGTGGCTTAAAAGCGGCCATGAAAGGAGCTTAAGATGCTATTAACCATTAAAAACGAGAGCGACGACAGCAACGATGGCAACAACGTGGCTTACTGCTATACCGGCGGTAAAGCATTCAATCCGGAGTTGCCTACCGTAGTATTCATCCACGGCGCGCAAAACGACCATTCAGTCTGGGCGCTACAGAGCCGCTACTTTGCCCATCACGGCTTTAGTGTGCTGGCGGTCGATCTGCCCGGCCACGGCCGTAGCAAGGGTGCCGCCCTCACTAGCGTAGCGGCGCTGGCAGCGTGGCTGCTTGCCGTGCTTGATGCAGCAGGCGTACAAACTGCGATGCTGGTTGGCCATAGTATGGGCTCCTTGATAGCACTGGAAGCTTGCGGACTAGCACCGGCACGCGTAAGCAAGCTGGCGCTGCTCGCTTGCGCCTACCCGATGAAGGTATCCGACAGTTTACTGACAGCGGCACGCGATGACGAGCAAAGTGCGATCGATATGGTCAACATCTGGTCACATAGTTCAATCGCGCATAAACCATCCTGCCCGGGTCCGGGTTTCTCAGTCATGGGCGGCAGTCGGCGTTTGATGCAACGCATTTCCGCCATCAACCCTGATAAGGTCTTCTATACGGACTTCAACGCTTGCAATAATTACGCCAACGGCGAGCAAGCGGCAGTGAAGGTAAACTGCCCCACCCTATTTTTATTGGCAAAAAACGACATGATGACACCCATCAAGGCAAGTACCGGCTTGAGCAATGCCATCCCGCAAAGCAAGATCAGTATCATCGACAATTGCGGTCACTCTCTGATGTCTGAGCAAGCTGATGCAGTGTTAAACCAGTTGTATGCGTTTGCGAAAGCCTGATCTGACATGGCAATGACTATAGAAAGCATATTATTGTTTGCGGCAACCGAGGCCGCCATGTCGGTCTCGCCGGGTCCGGCGGTCATGATGGTGGTCGCGTATGGGATTGCACGCGGTTGGCGCACTTCGTTGTTCGTGACCTTAGGGATTTTGAGTGGCAATGCGATTTACTTCACCGTTTCGGCAACCGGCTTAGGCACACTGATACTGGCATCGCCTGCGCTGTTTAACGCGATCAAATATGTCGGTGCGGCCTATCTGGTGTATCTGGGCTTATCGGCAATTTTCGGCAAGCCTTCTCCGATTACGCTGTCGTCTATCGATAGCCAGGCACAAAGCGGTCGCAGGATTTATTTCACGGCACTAATGCTACAGGTAACCAACCCCAAAGCGCTGCTTACCTTTGTCGCCATCCTGCCGCAATTTATTGACCCGCAAGCCCCGGTTGCGATGCAGATGCTGATACTGGCAGCATGCTCGATTATTCCCGAGTTCTTTATCTTGCTCGCGTATGGGATGCTGGCCAGCAAGGCTAGTCACCTGGCGACACAGCCTAAATATAGCCTGATCACAGAGCGCATCGCCGGCAGCCTGGTGTTAATGGCGGGGGTGCTGGTCGCTGCGGTCTGAGTGAAAAATCCTATTGAAGGAATAAACATGACGCCGATTTCATTAAGCCAAGCTTAGAAATTGTGCGTCATGTGGATATGCGGGATACCGGCTTCGTCAAACAGATTGCCATCCCTGGAAAAGCCCTCGCGCTGGTAAAAAGTTTCTACGGTTGCCTGGGCATTGAGTTGCACCCCGAGCTCACCGCGCTGCTTGGCCTGCGCCATCAGCAGACGCAAGATCGCGGCACCAACTCCGCTGCCACGCGCACTTTCCTTGACTGCCATGCGGCCGATGTGACCGTCGGGCAGTAAGCGGCCGGTACCGACTGGCTGCCCTGTTTCATCGTAAGCGACGGCATGCAAGCATTGCGCGTCCATGATGTCCCATTCCAGATCAGCGGGAATTTTTTGTTCGACCACAAACACCTCATGACGGATCGCCTGGGCATCGTGTTGCAGGGTGGTCCAGTCACCCAGTTTGATATTCATTTCATTCATAATCAGGAAAGGCTATGTGTTGTTGTAAATCAATTGTTTGATTATGGCAGCGAACTATCTGATTTAGCAAGTTAGTATTACCTGCTGCCATGGCCCGCTCGATTCCAAGACAGGACTTAGATGCTTTTTATTCCTGCAAGAAAGTTCGTATCAGTCGCGTAATGCGCGCCGGCTGCTCGTGAATCAGCCAATGTGAGCCTTCGGCTATCCTGACGATTTGCAGATCATCGACAAACTCGTCTAGCCCATCGAGCAAGGACTTAGGCAGAGCCTGGTCCGCCTCGCCCCAAATCACCCGGGTTGGCACCCTGAGCCTGAAGTCTTCACGGTTCAGACTGAGCGGCAAAGCATGTGCGCCGGCATCAGCGGGCGGGTGCAAAGGCGAAGCACGATAGTAATTGACGCCGCCTGTCAAACCATGCGCCCAGCAGGCGTGATACCTGGCACGGGTTGCTGCATCAAACCATTGGGCATTGGCTTGTCCCATGCCGTTAAAAAAATCTTCCATCAAGGCAAAGTCATCTTTAGCCAGCGCAATTTCGGAGCCCTCCTGCCGCAACCAGTTTATATATTGGCTGGCCGACTGCTGTGATGCGTCATTCGCCAATGCCTGCATGAACAGATACGGGTGCGGTGAATTGATGATAATGAGTTGTTCCACCAATTCGGGCAAGGCAATCGCCAGGCTCCAGCAAATCGCGCCACCCCAGTCATGCGCCACGATCACGGCTTTTTGGTAGCCTAAGTGCGCGATCAGCAAACGCAGGTCATCGACGATGTGCCTGGCTTTATAGGACGATACCTCGACCGGCATATCCGAAAGATTAAAGCCGCGCAGATCTGGCGCTACCGCAAAGTAATCGTTGCCAAAGTCAGCGAGTTGGGCCGACCATTCGTACCAGAACTCAGGGAAACCATGAACAAATAAAATGAGCGGCTTGCCCGCTTCGCCAGCGCTGGCGTAATGCAGGCGCGTGCCGTTGGCAAGGCTGGCATACTGATTTACCTGTATCTCTGCTTGTGTCTGTATCGCTGCTTGATTTTCTACACTCATGTCCGGTCTCCATAAACGTGCATACTCCCCTTTTTTTCACTAAGACTAGGCCAAAGCACCCTAAATACCTGCCTTTGCAGCGTAAGTCTCACTATTACTCAGGGGGAGTATCGAAAACAACCTAAATAAGCTACCCAGTAAGTCTAAGCCGCATTCATTTTGGCACGCAGCAGATCGCGAATGTGCGGCGCTGCCTTATACGGATCACCGGGATTGCTTTGCCCGGTGATTTCTTCCATGCGCTGTTTGACGTTACCCAGGGCTTCCGGGTGCGAGAACACATAGAACTGACCGTCACCGATCGCCTTAAAAGTGTTTTCCGCGACTTCTTGCGCACTGACTTTCCCCGACGTTACCGCTTTGTCTGACATGATTTGCGCCGCCTTTTGGCTCGCCGTGACTTTGCCGGAAGGCGCATCTTCAGGGCGATTGCGATGCGATTGACTAATCCCGGTAGGCACAAAATACGGACACAGCAGCGAAGCACCGATAGGTGCTTGCGCCAGTTGCAAATCCTGGTACAAGGTTTCAGTCAATGCCACCACCGCGTGTTTCGATACATTGTAAACACCCATGGTCGGTGCACTCAACAAGCCTGCCATCGAGGCGGTATTGACGATATGCCCTTCGTACGTGGGATCTTGTTTGGCGCACTCCAGCATCAGATTGGTGAAAATACGCACACCATGGATCACGCCCCATAAATTGACGCCTAATACCCATTCCCAGTCAGCCTGGGTGTTTTCCCAGATCAGGCCACCGGATCCAACCCCGGCATTATTAAATACCAGATGGACTGCGCCATACTTTTGCATGGTCGCATCGGCCAGGGCCTGCACCTGCTCAGCGTGCCGCACATCGCAACGCACCGCCAACACATCGGCTCCCAGCGCTTCCAATTCTGCCTTCACCTTATCAAGCGCATCTTGCTGCACATCGGCTACCACCAGCTTCATGCCCCTGCTTGCGCCTATCAAGGCAAACTCACGTCCAAAACCACTGGCACCGCCGGTAATGACGGCGACTCTGTCTTTAAAAACCTGCATAGAGTGCTCCTAAGTATTATTTGAAATTCACATTCAATCGGCTTGCGATATCGAATTGCGCTATCGACTTGCGTTAATCACTGCCGCAGATTTTTCTCATGTTTTCGCCCGATTTCAGACGACGTAAATATTTGAAGGTACCCATGGCTTTGGCGACCAATTTATCGCCGTTCCAGATTTCGCCTTCACAGAAACACATGGTCGTCGACTGATGAAACGCCTTGCCGTGCGCGTCTATCCTGCCGCCGGCTATACCGCCGGGTTGCAGAAAACTGGTTTTCATCTCTACCGTGACCACACCCTTGTGCTCGGCACTGAGGGAGCGTCCGGCCATCGCCATGACCACATCGAGCATGGTCATCAATACGCCGCCATGGGTAATTTGCCAGCTATTCATGTGGCGCGTCGTCAGATCCAATGCCAGTTTGGCTTGGCCGTCTTCCATCTGTAAAAATTCTACGCCCAGTTCGTGTAAAAACGGATTAAGCGCCGGGCAAGGCTGATCGAGTTCCGCACGCGCTGGCGTTTCCTTAATTTCCATTACTGACTCTCCCATCAGACCGCCGACACGCCGCCGTCTACCGCCAGGGTCTGACCGGTGATGTGCTTACCGGCATCAGACGCAAACAACAGCGCTGCGCCTTTCAGGTCTTCATCGTCGCCGATGCGTTGCAACGGCGCCTGGCGTGCCAGCTTCTCTTCGCCCAGATGTTCCAATATGCCCTTGGTCATCTTGGAAGGAAAAAAGCCCGGCGCGATAGCGTTGACCGTAATGCCATACACGCCCCACTCACCGGCCAGGGCACGGGTAAAGTTAATCACTGCCGCTTTCGAGGTGTTATACGCGATGGTTTGCATGGTGCCAGGAGGATTGCCCGACAAACCTGCGATCGAGGCGATATTGATGATACGACCGGTTTTGCGCGGTATCATGCTGCGCTTGCCGACTTCTTGCGAGATCATGAAAATGCTGCGGATATTCAGGTTCATCACCTTATCCCAGGCCTCGACACTATGATCTTCGGCCGGCGCACCCCAGGTGGCACCGGCGTTATTAATCAGGATATCGATGTGACCGAGGCGCGCCAGGGCTTCATCAACCAACGGCTTGATCGCGCTTTCCTGACCCAGGTCAGCGGCAATCGCACTCGCTTGTATACCGCGGCTTTTCAGATGCGCCACTGCCTCATCGAGGTCAGATTGCTTACGCGATGACAGCACTATGGTAGCGCCCTGCTCACCTAAGGCCTCGGCCATTTGCAAACCCAAGCCACGCGAACCGCCGGTAATTAAGGCCGTCTTGCCGCTGAGGTCAAATAGTTGTTTTACGCTACGTACATTCTTTGTCATGCTGTCTCCATGTCTGCTCTGTGCTGCATTAAAGGGGGGGTATATCGTGTTTTCGCATCAAACCGCGCTTAAATAGTGCGCAGCGGGCTTGCTTATTTAAATACCGGGTAGGAGTATCAAAACCAGGCATCCTCCATTTCCAGCGTAGTGGTATCGAGATTTGCCAGCAAATCGAGTTGCGGATGCACTTTAGGCAGCTCGTAATGGAAGAAAAACCGGCAAGCTTGCAATTTACCGGCATAGAAATCCGCCTCATGCGATTCAGTCTTGCCTACCGACAGCAAAGCTTGTTCCAGCCATATCCATGCCACCACCATATGGCCGAAGGCTTCCAGATAAATGCTGGCATTGGCCAATATCAGATTAGCGTCTTCACTGGCATACATGCGCTGTGTCACGTAAGCGAAGCGTTGCAATACCGCATTCAAGGCTTGCGCGTAATCGCTCAACTCCGCTTGCGGCGCAGCGCGGTTGATGGTTTGCTGTATCTCACCGGCCAGCGCCCGCATGGCCGCGCCTTCTTGCATGATGACCTTGCGACCGAGCAAATCTATGCCCTGTATGCCGTGTGTGCCTTCATGGATAGGATTGAGCCGGTTATCCCGATAAAATTGCTCAACATTGTATTCGCGCGTATAGCCATAGCCGCCGTGCACTTGTATCGCCAGATTATTCGCTTCAAGGCACCATTGAGCAGGCCAGGATTTAGCCACCGGGGTGAGGATGTCGAGCAACAATAGCGCGTAGGCGCGTGCTTGCGGACTACTTGCGCTGCGCTCCTCATCGACCAGGCGCGCACAATACAGATTCAACGCCAAGCCACCCTCGACATACGATTTCTGTGCAAGCAACATGCGTTTGACATCGGTATGCTCAATAATAGGAAGTTGCGGTGAAGCCGGGTCTTTGGCTTGCGGGTTACGCCCCTGCAAGCGGTTGCGGGCATAATCGAGCGCATGCAGATAGCCGGTATACCCCAGCATGACAGCGCCCAGACCTACACCTATGCGCGCCTCGTTCATCATATGGAACATATTGGCCAGGCCCTTGTGCAAAGTGCCGACCAGATAGCCAACCGCACCGCCTTTTCCGCCTGGCGTAAACTTGCCCTCGCCAAAGTTAAGCAGGCAATTGGTGGTGCCGCGGTAACCCATCTTGTGATTCAGGCCCGCCAGTACCACGTCATTACGCTCACCGCGACTGCCGTCAGGGTTGACCAGTATTTTCGGAACGATAAACAGGGAAATCCCTTTGACACCGGGGATCAACTTACCGTTTTCATCGGGCACTTTGGCCAGCACCAGATGTACGATGTTTTCTGATAATTCATGATCACCGGCCGAGATCCACATCTTGTTGCCGCAGAGCCGGTAACTGCCATCGGTTTGCGGTTCAGCGCGGGTGACGATATCGGACAAACTCGAACCGGCCTGCGGTTCCGACAAGCACATGGTGCCAAAGTAGCGCCCTTCCAGCATGGGCTTGGCATATAGCTCTATCTGCTCGGGCGTGCCACATTTCATCAGGGTATTGGCGTTGCCTATCGTCAGAAAAGGATAGGCGGCGGTACCTGCGTTGGCACCGGTAAAGTAGGCAAATCCGGCTTTTTCAACTACGCAGGGCAACTGCATGCCGCCCAGCTCAAAATCCTGGCCGGCCGCCATCAAGCCCGCTTCGCGAAACGCGTTTAAGGCGAGCGCCACTTCGGCAATCATGTGTACCGAATTGCCGTCAAATTGCGGTTCGTTCTGATCGCTCTTCTTGTTATGCGTGGCAAACAAGTCAGTGGCGATTTGTTCGCAGGTATCTAAGGCAGCATTGAAAGTTTCGCGGCTATGCTCCGCGAAACGCGCACGTTGGTTTAGCGATTCGACGTTCAGCCATTCATACAGCAAAAATTCGAGGTCACGGCGCGGGATGATTTTTGATTGCATAGAAAATCTTTAGAAATGCGTTAAAAAATAACAACAAAAAAAATATCGACAAAAAATAACGGAGAGAATATGGGCTACAGAGACGGTCCGGGATCACGGATGCGGCAAACCCTGGAAATTTTTAATCACCCCGGCTTTGCCCGACCATGATCATCTCTAGCGTCTCGCCAAGCCAGAAATCGGCGCGAAAATCAGCGCTTTCAACACATGCTTTCCCAGAGACACACCATGAAAACCCTCCGGCAGAAAACGGCAAAAACCAGAATAGCATATTTTTAGCACGATCGTTCGCAAAATATCAACATTTACAATTCGTCGCTTTTTTTCGACACGCGACGAAGATTTTTCAAAATAATTGCTAAAGATCATAAAAAATGTACTTCTTTGTAAGTCTCTGTAAGTTTCAAGAAAGCGTCCTGTAAGTTTTACGCTGCACACTCAACTGGCACAAAAAAGTACAGCGGTAAATTGATGGCTTTTTTTGAAGCACACTTAAAACATAACAGGAGACAAGCATGGCGACAGCACAAACAGCGTCAGCGGGACAGGTAAGTAAACCGTCCGCCGGTATGACCACCGAAGAGCGCAAAGTTATTTTTGCATCTTCACTGGGCACTGTATTTGAATGGTACGATTTTTATCTGTATGGTTCGCTCGCATCCATCATTGCCAAGCAATTTTTCGCAGGTACCGATCCAAATACGGCATTTATTTTTGCCTTGCTGGCGTTTGCCGCCGGTTTCATCGTCCGCCCTTTCGGCGCACTGGTTTTTGGTCGTCTCGGCGACATGATCGGTCGCAAATACACTTTCCTGGTCACCATCCTGCTGATGGGTGCCTCGACATTTATCGTCGGCCTATTGCCTAACTACGCCTCCATCGGTATTGCCGCTCCTATCATCCTGGTTTCCTTGCGTATTTTGCAGGGTCTGGCATTGGGCGGTGAATACGGTGGTGCCGCCACTTACGTCGCTGAGCATGCTCCAGACGACAAACGCGGCGCCTTCACTGCCTGGATACAAACGACAGCGACACTGGGTTTGTTCCTGTCACTGATGGTGATTCTGGGTACACGTACCGCAATCGGCGAAGAAGCATTTGCTGATTGGGGCTGGCGCGTTCCTTTCCTGGTCTCGGTATTCCTGCTGGCAGTCTCAGTCTGGATCCGCTTGTCCATGAACGAATCCCCTGCTTTTGCAAAAATGAAAGCTGAAGGCAAGACTTCCAAAGCGCCACTGACAGAATCTTTCGGCCAATGGAAAAACCTGAAAATCGTTATCCTGGCATTGGTAGGTTTAACTGCTGGTCAGGCGGTAGTGTGGTACACAGGCCAATTCTATGCATTGTTCTTCCTGCAGCAAACTTTGAAAGTAGATGGTGCTACGGCAAACATCCTGATCGCCGCTTCACTGATCATCGGTACACCGTTCTTCCTGATCTTTGGTAGCCTATCCGATAAAATCGGCCGCAAACCTATCATCATGGCTGGTTGCCTGATCGCTGCACTGACTTACTTCCCGATTTTCAGCGCCCTGACTCACTATGCAAATCCAGCCCTGGAAGCAGCATTGAAAAA
This genomic interval carries:
- a CDS encoding MHS family MFS transporter; translation: MATAQTASAGQVSKPSAGMTTEERKVIFASSLGTVFEWYDFYLYGSLASIIAKQFFAGTDPNTAFIFALLAFAAGFIVRPFGALVFGRLGDMIGRKYTFLVTILLMGASTFIVGLLPNYASIGIAAPIILVSLRILQGLALGGEYGGAATYVAEHAPDDKRGAFTAWIQTTATLGLFLSLMVILGTRTAIGEEAFADWGWRVPFLVSVFLLAVSVWIRLSMNESPAFAKMKAEGKTSKAPLTESFGQWKNLKIVILALVGLTAGQAVVWYTGQFYALFFLQQTLKVDGATANILIAASLIIGTPFFLIFGSLSDKIGRKPIIMAGCLIAALTYFPIFSALTHYANPALEAALKNAPVVVTADPADCQFQFNPTGTKKFTSSCDIVKAKLAAASVNYSNEAAPAGTIASVKVGDKVISSFNGTGLPKDEASAKDKAFSKEFADAIKAAGYPPKADPTQINKPMVLLLLTILVLYVTMVYGPIAAMLVEMFPTRIRYTSMSLPYHIGNGWFGGLLPTTAFALVAFKGDIYYGLWYPIIIALGTFVIGTLFIKETKDNDIYAAD